The Streptomyces sp. NBC_01689 genome includes a window with the following:
- a CDS encoding creatininase family protein yields the protein MSGSGTHSTVSGLLPADTTEDVRERGAGVARQIAVLPVGSFEQHGAFLPLATDTLVACAVAREIAAAHPVHLLPPLTISCSHEHAAWPGTVSISAVTLHAVVRDIAESLRHSGVDTLVLVNGHGGNYVLGNVVQESAGTGTRMALFPAAEDWEAALERAGVETSLLTDMHAGEIETSILLHTHPELIRPGYETSDFVVDDRRHLLTLGMAGYTESGVIGRPSKASAEKGEELLAGLTDAFGAYFSLLTEKTLPSAGTGTSAVAESRH from the coding sequence ATGAGTGGTTCGGGAACGCACTCGACGGTGTCCGGCCTGTTGCCGGCGGACACCACGGAGGATGTGCGCGAGCGGGGGGCCGGTGTCGCCCGTCAGATCGCGGTGCTTCCCGTGGGGAGTTTCGAACAGCACGGGGCGTTCCTGCCGTTGGCGACGGACACGCTGGTCGCGTGTGCCGTCGCGCGTGAGATCGCCGCCGCCCATCCGGTACACCTCCTTCCTCCGTTGACGATCTCCTGCTCGCACGAACACGCCGCGTGGCCGGGGACCGTCAGCATTTCCGCCGTCACGCTGCACGCGGTGGTGCGTGACATAGCCGAATCGCTGCGCCACTCCGGTGTGGACACCCTGGTGCTCGTCAACGGGCACGGCGGCAATTACGTGTTGGGCAATGTCGTCCAGGAATCCGCGGGCACCGGTACGCGCATGGCGCTTTTCCCGGCCGCGGAGGACTGGGAAGCCGCGCTCGAACGGGCCGGTGTGGAAACCTCGTTGCTCACGGATATGCACGCGGGAGAAATCGAGACCTCCATTCTGCTGCACACTCACCCGGAATTGATCCGGCCCGGTTACGAGACGTCCGACTTCGTCGTGGACGACCGGCGTCATCTGCTCACCCTCGGTATGGCCGGCTATACCGAGTCCGGTGTCATCGGCCGTCCCTCGAAGGCGTCCGCGGAGAAGGGCGAGGAGCTCCTCGCGGGGCTCACCGACGCCTTCGGGGCGTACTTCTCGCTGCTGACGGAGAAGACACTTCCGTCGGCGGGGACGGGCACTTCGGCGGTCGCTGAATCCCGGCACTGA
- a CDS encoding MFS transporter, translated as MQPATLGMLRAVYPPDRIGRPIALRTSAIGLAAAAGPVLGGALVGPFGRRAVFFLDVVPAPALGGSAFAVREPARSPAPAARLDLPGACLLAVALACLVRTPVGVPGTGWTAGSTAGLVVAVFAAAVFVRDERRTANPLLPPGVLGSATVGAALGILVAASAAMSGAVFARSCLLQEVLGLDPLETGLRALPAAVAMVLGAPAAALLMRRFGARRTTPAALCVLATGVLLLSRTGRESTAVSLGTGFLLLSAGFAAATVVVRHVRAESAGVAGGLQQTAMNVRPTLGVAAAAVLMPLSGDVRTGPALTFLATVAVAAMPLTLWLPGREGRRPAGRPAPRRSRELRTGR; from the coding sequence CTGCAACCCGCCACGCTCGGCATGCTGCGCGCCGTCTACCCACCCGACCGGATCGGCCGGCCCATCGCCCTGCGGACCAGTGCCATCGGACTCGCGGCCGCCGCCGGTCCGGTCCTCGGCGGGGCGCTGGTCGGCCCGTTCGGCCGGCGGGCCGTCTTCTTCCTCGACGTCGTGCCCGCGCCGGCCCTCGGCGGGTCGGCATTCGCCGTCCGGGAACCGGCGCGCTCCCCCGCTCCCGCGGCCCGCCTCGACCTGCCCGGGGCCTGCCTGCTCGCGGTGGCCCTGGCCTGTCTGGTCCGCACACCGGTCGGGGTCCCGGGGACCGGCTGGACGGCCGGGAGCACAGCGGGGCTGGTGGTGGCGGTGTTCGCGGCGGCCGTGTTCGTGCGCGACGAACGCCGTACCGCGAACCCGCTGCTGCCGCCCGGGGTGCTGGGTTCCGCGACCGTCGGCGCGGCCCTGGGCATTCTGGTGGCGGCCTCCGCGGCGATGTCCGGCGCGGTGTTCGCGCGCAGTTGCCTCCTCCAGGAGGTGCTGGGCCTCGATCCGCTGGAGACCGGCCTGCGGGCCCTGCCCGCGGCCGTCGCGATGGTGCTCGGCGCGCCCGCGGCGGCCCTCCTCATGCGCCGCTTCGGGGCTCGCCGGACGACTCCGGCCGCGCTCTGCGTCCTCGCGACGGGGGTCCTGCTGCTGTCGCGGACCGGCCGGGAGTCCACGGCGGTGTCCCTCGGGACCGGTTTCCTCCTGCTGAGCGCCGGTTTCGCCGCGGCGACGGTCGTGGTGCGGCACGTGCGCGCGGAGTCGGCGGGGGTCGCGGGCGGTCTCCAGCAGACGGCCATGAATGTGAGGCCCACACTGGGAGTTGCCGCGGCGGCCGTACTGATGCCCCTCTCGGGCGATGTCAGGACGGGTCCCGCTCTCACGTTCCTGGCAACCGTGGCCGTCGCCGCGATGCCCCTCACCCTGTGGCTGCCGGGACGTGAGGGCCGCCGACCCGCGGGCCGGCCTGCCCCGCGGCGGTCGCGGGAACTCCGTACGGGACGATGA
- the ribA gene encoding GTP cyclohydrolase II — MTDDFAVLAGTARRSGVERVVIAPLPTVYGNFQAVGYLDHDRGEEQVILVHGEVGDLAGGGGDATKEGVLTRLHSECLTGDAFGSTHCECGDQLGAALRAIVAEGRGVLVYLRGHEGRGIGLLAKLQAMKLQSEGLDTVEANVALGLPVDARDYRVAANMLHDLGVRSVRLLSNNPRKRESLQRNGIRVAEQVPLLIPPCEENLAYLLTKRERLDHFLPHLDGGDWTKAIFCGTAKAAITEE; from the coding sequence ATGACAGATGACTTCGCAGTACTTGCCGGGACCGCGCGCCGCTCTGGTGTCGAACGAGTCGTGATCGCCCCTCTGCCCACCGTGTACGGCAATTTCCAGGCGGTCGGGTACCTGGACCACGACCGCGGTGAGGAGCAGGTGATCCTGGTCCACGGGGAGGTCGGCGATCTCGCCGGGGGCGGAGGGGACGCGACGAAGGAAGGCGTCCTCACCCGGCTCCATTCCGAGTGCCTCACCGGCGACGCCTTCGGATCCACGCACTGCGAGTGCGGCGACCAGCTCGGCGCGGCACTGCGCGCCATCGTCGCGGAGGGACGCGGCGTCCTCGTCTACCTCCGGGGCCACGAGGGCCGCGGCATCGGTCTGCTCGCCAAGCTGCAGGCGATGAAGCTCCAGTCGGAGGGCCTCGACACGGTGGAGGCGAACGTCGCCCTCGGCCTGCCGGTCGACGCCCGCGACTACCGGGTGGCCGCGAACATGCTGCACGACCTCGGCGTACGGTCGGTGCGCCTGCTCTCGAACAACCCGCGCAAGCGTGAGTCGCTGCAGCGCAACGGCATCAGGGTCGCCGAGCAGGTGCCGCTGCTGATACCGCCGTGCGAGGAGAACCTCGCCTACCTGCTGACCAAGCGGGAGCGCCTCGACCACTTCCTTCCCCACCTGGACGGCGGCGACTGGACGAAGGCGATCTTTTGCGGAACGGCGAAGGCGGCTATCACTGAGGAATGA
- a CDS encoding ornithine cyclodeaminase family protein: MTEDDAGPLYLSREQVVELLDTDAAIASQRAAFTALGDGTAELPGKIMHPSRFDDSVVFAYLARLSADTGAVAKFGSVNPGNAGAGLPTVHAVINALDPVTGRLAAVMDGTAVTTLRTAAASAVALDALATADSAELGLLGSGTQALAHARAVARVRELRSVRVWSPHPGRRAEAARQLAAELGIAVEAAGTARDAVAGASMVAACTLSRTPVVRGEWLAPGCTVVSVGSFEPTRSEVDAEVVRRAAAVVVDDPVTAAEHAGPVVEALARGVLTPDDLIPLGGVLTGGHTARTGPDDIVLYNSVGLGIQDAAAAWAVIDAARARRARR, from the coding sequence ATGACAGAAGACGACGCCGGACCGCTGTACCTGTCCCGTGAGCAGGTCGTGGAACTGCTGGACACCGACGCGGCGATCGCCTCACAGCGCGCGGCGTTCACCGCGCTCGGCGACGGCACCGCGGAGCTGCCCGGCAAGATCATGCACCCCAGCCGGTTCGACGACAGCGTGGTCTTCGCCTATCTGGCCCGGCTGTCCGCGGACACCGGTGCCGTCGCCAAGTTCGGCAGCGTCAACCCGGGGAACGCCGGAGCCGGTCTGCCGACCGTCCACGCGGTGATCAACGCGCTCGACCCGGTGACCGGGCGGCTCGCCGCGGTCATGGACGGCACGGCGGTCACGACCCTGCGCACCGCCGCCGCCAGCGCCGTCGCCCTCGACGCGCTGGCCACCGCGGACAGCGCGGAGCTCGGCCTGCTGGGCTCCGGCACCCAGGCGCTCGCCCACGCGCGGGCCGTCGCCCGGGTACGGGAACTGCGGTCCGTACGGGTGTGGAGCCCGCACCCCGGTCGGCGGGCGGAGGCGGCCCGGCAGCTCGCCGCCGAACTGGGCATCGCCGTCGAGGCGGCCGGCACCGCGCGGGACGCGGTCGCCGGAGCGTCGATGGTCGCGGCCTGCACCCTCAGCCGTACGCCCGTCGTGCGGGGGGAGTGGCTGGCGCCGGGGTGCACGGTCGTCAGCGTGGGATCGTTCGAACCCACCCGCAGCGAGGTGGACGCCGAGGTGGTGCGGCGTGCCGCGGCGGTGGTGGTCGACGATCCGGTGACGGCCGCCGAACACGCCGGACCGGTGGTCGAGGCGCTGGCCCGGGGCGTCCTCACGCCGGACGACCTGATCCCGCTCGGCGGCGTCCTGACCGGCGGCCACACGGCACGCACCGGCCCGGACGACATCGTCCTCTACAACAGTGTCGGACTCGGCATCCAGGACGCCGCTGCGGCCTGGGCCGTGATCGACGCGGCCCGCGCCCGGCGGGCACGGCGGTGA
- a CDS encoding class I SAM-dependent methyltransferase produces MRTQATGADSPRQGAPRTPGSGGADQSAPQAGAAGRHTKQTGAARQDVKRVVPGAGPTTNPPGAPGRRADTPDDDAPRYAPQWLQLREPADAAARAADLLDPLRIRLANLPRRGGDLVIHDLGCGTGSMGRWLAPRLDGAQHWVLHDRDPYLLHFATVGSPAAAADGSRVTVTTQRGDISRLTADALTGASLVTASALLDVLTREEIDRLAVACAEAGVPALLTLSVAGRVEFAPGDPLDAEFAEAFNAHQRRGELLGPDAITAACEAFDRHDATVRVHPSPWRLGPQEAALTEEWLRGWVGAAVEQRPELAERAESYLRSRLEACAAGELRVVVHHSDVLALPRPKGGAK; encoded by the coding sequence ATGAGGACGCAGGCGACCGGCGCGGACTCCCCCCGGCAGGGCGCGCCCCGCACACCCGGTAGCGGTGGCGCGGACCAGAGCGCGCCGCAGGCCGGCGCCGCCGGCCGGCACACGAAGCAGACCGGCGCCGCGCGTCAGGACGTGAAGCGGGTGGTTCCCGGGGCGGGACCGACCACGAACCCTCCGGGTGCTCCCGGGCGGCGCGCGGACACCCCCGACGACGACGCGCCCCGCTACGCCCCGCAGTGGCTCCAGCTGCGGGAACCGGCCGACGCCGCGGCCCGGGCGGCCGACCTGCTCGACCCGCTGCGCATCCGGCTGGCCAACCTGCCCCGGCGCGGCGGCGATCTGGTCATCCACGACCTGGGCTGCGGCACCGGCTCGATGGGGCGCTGGCTCGCCCCGCGCCTGGACGGCGCCCAGCACTGGGTCCTGCACGACCGGGACCCGTACCTGCTGCACTTCGCGACGGTGGGCTCGCCCGCGGCGGCCGCCGACGGCAGCCGGGTCACGGTCACCACCCAGCGCGGCGACATCAGCCGGCTGACCGCGGACGCGCTGACCGGCGCCTCGCTGGTGACCGCGTCCGCCCTGCTGGACGTCCTCACCCGTGAGGAGATCGACCGGCTCGCGGTGGCCTGCGCGGAGGCCGGGGTCCCGGCCCTGCTGACGCTCTCCGTCGCGGGCCGCGTCGAGTTCGCGCCGGGCGACCCGCTGGACGCCGAGTTCGCCGAGGCGTTCAACGCCCACCAGCGGCGCGGGGAACTGCTCGGTCCGGACGCGATCACGGCGGCCTGCGAGGCGTTCGACCGGCACGACGCGACCGTCCGGGTGCATCCGAGTCCCTGGCGGCTCGGACCCCAGGAGGCCGCGCTCACCGAGGAGTGGCTGCGTGGCTGGGTCGGAGCGGCCGTCGAGCAGCGGCCCGAGCTGGCGGAGCGTGCGGAATCGTACCTGCGCTCCCGTCTGGAGGCCTGCGCGGCGGGCGAGTTGCGTGTGGTCGTGCACCACAGCGACGTCCTGGCGCTGCCGCGGCCGAAGGGCGGTGCGAAGTGA
- a CDS encoding NAD(P)/FAD-dependent oxidoreductase, which yields MKGTAQVVVIGGGVIGTSIAYHLARAGVRDVVLVERGELASGSTARAAGGVRAQFSDELNIRLGARSLEAFARFGEEPGQDIGLHRVGYLFLLSTPEEVAAFEDGVRLQNTLGVPSRLIDPAEARRLSPLITTEGLLAAAFSPDDGHCTPESVVQGYAAGARRHGATLLRHCEVTGIETRGDTVTGVVTTGGRIATGTVVCAAGAWSRRVGAMAGVDLPVQPLRRQIAVTGPVPGLPPGLPMTIDFTTSLYFHAEGPGLLVGMSDPDETPGFATGTHERWIPRLAGAMRHRAPALLDLPRTGGWAGLYEITPDHNALIGEARSCSRFLYATGFSGHGFLQGPAVGEVVRDLYLGRVPFLDISPLSVDRFAADAPRPEVNLV from the coding sequence GTGAAGGGGACCGCTCAGGTCGTCGTCATCGGCGGCGGTGTGATCGGGACGAGCATCGCCTACCACCTGGCCCGCGCGGGTGTCCGGGACGTCGTGCTGGTCGAGCGCGGCGAACTCGCCTCCGGCTCCACCGCGCGGGCCGCGGGCGGCGTCCGCGCGCAGTTCTCCGACGAACTCAACATCCGGCTGGGCGCCCGCAGCCTGGAGGCGTTCGCCCGCTTCGGAGAGGAACCCGGCCAGGACATCGGTCTGCACCGGGTCGGCTACCTGTTCCTGCTCTCCACGCCCGAGGAGGTCGCGGCCTTCGAGGACGGCGTCAGGCTGCAGAACACGCTCGGAGTGCCCAGCCGGCTGATCGACCCCGCCGAGGCACGCCGGCTGTCCCCGCTCATCACCACCGAGGGCCTGCTGGCCGCCGCGTTCTCCCCGGACGACGGCCACTGCACTCCCGAGTCGGTGGTCCAGGGCTACGCGGCCGGAGCCCGCCGGCACGGGGCGACCCTGCTGCGGCACTGCGAGGTCACCGGCATCGAGACCCGCGGGGACACCGTCACCGGGGTGGTCACCACCGGCGGCCGGATCGCCACCGGCACCGTCGTCTGCGCGGCCGGTGCCTGGTCGCGGCGCGTCGGCGCGATGGCCGGAGTGGATCTGCCCGTGCAGCCGCTGCGCCGTCAGATCGCCGTCACCGGACCCGTCCCCGGACTGCCGCCCGGTCTGCCGATGACCATCGACTTCACCACCAGCCTCTACTTCCACGCCGAGGGCCCGGGGCTCCTCGTCGGCATGTCCGACCCCGACGAGACACCCGGGTTCGCCACCGGGACGCACGAGCGGTGGATCCCGCGGCTGGCCGGGGCCATGCGGCACCGGGCGCCCGCCCTGCTCGACCTGCCCCGCACCGGCGGCTGGGCGGGGCTCTACGAGATCACGCCGGACCACAACGCGCTGATCGGCGAGGCGCGTTCGTGCTCGCGCTTCCTGTACGCGACCGGGTTCTCCGGTCACGGGTTCCTGCAGGGACCGGCGGTCGGCGAGGTGGTCCGGGATCTGTACCTCGGCCGCGTACCCTTCCTCGACATCAGCCCCCTGAGCGTCGATCGCTTCGCCGCCGACGCCCCGCGCCCGGAGGTCAACCTCGTATGA
- a CDS encoding PPOX class F420-dependent oxidoreductase — translation MTEDATQDALLKLLSEYKGGVLTTLKRDGRPQLSNVVHAYSPDERVVRVSLTDDRAKTRNLRRDPRASYHVTSDDRWAYTVAEGAAELTPVAADPHDETVEELVRLYRDLMGEHPDWDDYRAAMVRDRRLVLRLHVERAYGVPRAH, via the coding sequence ATGACTGAGGACGCGACACAGGACGCACTGCTCAAGCTGCTCTCCGAGTACAAGGGCGGGGTGCTCACCACCCTCAAGAGGGACGGCCGCCCCCAGCTCTCGAACGTGGTCCATGCCTACAGTCCCGACGAGAGGGTGGTCCGGGTCTCCCTCACGGACGACCGCGCCAAGACCCGGAACCTGCGCCGGGACCCACGCGCGTCGTACCATGTGACCAGCGACGACCGCTGGGCCTACACGGTCGCCGAAGGCGCCGCCGAGCTCACGCCGGTGGCCGCGGACCCGCACGACGAGACCGTCGAGGAGCTTGTCCGGCTCTACCGGGACCTGATGGGCGAGCACCCCGACTGGGACGACTACCGCGCCGCGATGGTCCGCGACCGGCGGCTCGTGCTGCGCCTGCACGTGGAGCGCGCCTACGGCGTGCCCCGCGCACACTGA
- a CDS encoding saccharopine dehydrogenase produces MTGLHLWLRHETRTTERRTPVVPSDAARLVDAGVTITVEDSPQRVFPVEAYERAGCRTAGAGSWVSAPPDAVVVGLKELPKGPAELTHRHILFGHAYKRQPGAEALLRRFVAGGGALLDLEYLVDDEGRRLAAFGYWAGYLGAALAVLHHRGALKAPLGPLSREELDAELAAGAGPLPALVIGALGRSGRGARAAFGVAGTEPTRWDLAETRDLDRAALLDHEVMVNTVLTTRPIPPFLTVEDLDRPGRRLRTLCDVTCDVGSPLNVLPVYDTTTDWTRPVRRLRERPVLDLIAIDNLPSLLPLEASTDFSAALLPQLLDFGAGRPWERCLDRFRRECREIGLEKEPEAGGAR; encoded by the coding sequence ATGACCGGACTCCACTTGTGGCTGCGCCACGAGACCCGTACGACCGAACGGCGCACGCCCGTCGTGCCCTCGGACGCCGCACGGCTCGTCGACGCCGGCGTGACGATCACCGTGGAGGACTCGCCGCAGCGGGTCTTCCCGGTCGAGGCGTACGAGAGGGCGGGCTGCCGTACCGCCGGGGCGGGCTCCTGGGTCTCGGCACCACCGGACGCCGTGGTCGTCGGCCTCAAGGAACTCCCCAAGGGACCGGCCGAACTGACACACCGGCACATCCTCTTCGGGCACGCCTACAAGCGGCAGCCGGGGGCCGAGGCGCTGCTGCGCAGGTTCGTCGCCGGCGGTGGCGCCCTGCTCGACCTGGAGTACCTGGTCGACGACGAGGGGCGCCGGCTCGCCGCCTTCGGCTACTGGGCCGGATACCTGGGCGCGGCGCTGGCGGTGCTGCACCACCGGGGTGCCTTGAAGGCGCCGCTCGGCCCCCTGTCGAGGGAGGAACTGGACGCGGAACTCGCCGCGGGCGCCGGGCCGTTGCCGGCCCTCGTGATCGGCGCTCTCGGCCGCAGCGGCCGGGGCGCACGCGCCGCGTTCGGTGTCGCCGGGACGGAGCCGACCCGCTGGGACCTCGCCGAGACCCGTGATCTGGACCGGGCGGCCCTGCTGGACCACGAGGTGATGGTGAACACCGTGCTCACGACCCGGCCGATCCCGCCCTTCCTCACGGTCGAGGACCTCGACAGGCCAGGCCGCCGGCTGCGCACGCTGTGCGACGTGACCTGTGACGTCGGATCGCCGCTCAACGTGCTGCCGGTCTACGACACCACCACGGACTGGACGCGTCCGGTGCGCCGCCTGCGGGAGCGGCCCGTCCTGGACCTGATCGCCATCGACAACCTGCCGTCCCTGCTGCCGCTGGAGGCGAGCACCGACTTCTCGGCGGCGCTGCTGCCGCAGCTCCTGGACTTCGGTGCCGGCCGCCCCTGGGAGCGCTGTCTCGACCGGTTCCGGCGGGAGTGCCGTGAAATCGGCCTGGAGAAGGAGCCGGAAGCGGGAGGAGCGCGATGA
- a CDS encoding serine hydrolase domain-containing protein produces MGHLRHEVDPAEVGLDPKALARLDQHFAHLVDDHRLPGCLVAVSRHGRVAHLATHGWRDRAAGLPVETDTLWRIYSMTKPVTSVAALMLLEEGHFGLDDPVARFLPAFAAPRVYLDGSGAGTRTRPAEHEMTIRQLLTHTSGLTFGFYHSHPVDALYRDAGLESSVAPGTDLAGTCEVYAGLPLQFEPGTEWNYSVSTNVLGRLVEVVSGQDLDVHLAERIFRPLGMTDAGFCVTDEQAGRLAELYGEDSEGRLAPITGLPLRGRPRFLSGSGGMVATAHDYHRFMEMLRRRGELDGVRLLKPETVDTMTANHLPGGADRRTFGSPLHREPGNAGLGFGLGVSVVVDPGITRSPSAEGAFGWSGVAGTTFWVDPRRDLTVQFFTQVRPAGSHSHYPELKRLVHEAVQD; encoded by the coding sequence ATGGGACACCTGCGACATGAGGTCGATCCGGCCGAGGTCGGCCTCGACCCGAAGGCGCTGGCCCGGCTGGACCAGCACTTCGCCCACCTGGTCGACGACCACCGGCTGCCCGGTTGCCTGGTGGCCGTGTCCCGGCACGGCCGGGTCGCACACCTCGCGACGCACGGATGGCGCGACCGCGCGGCGGGGCTCCCGGTCGAGACCGACACGCTGTGGCGGATCTACTCGATGACCAAGCCGGTCACCTCGGTGGCCGCGCTGATGCTCCTCGAAGAGGGCCACTTCGGGCTGGACGACCCGGTGGCCCGATTCCTGCCGGCCTTCGCCGCACCGCGGGTGTACCTCGACGGCTCGGGCGCCGGCACCCGGACCCGTCCGGCCGAGCACGAGATGACGATCCGTCAGCTGCTGACCCACACCTCCGGCCTGACGTTCGGCTTCTACCACTCCCACCCGGTCGACGCCCTCTACCGCGACGCCGGTCTGGAGTCGTCGGTGGCGCCGGGCACGGATCTCGCCGGAACCTGCGAGGTGTACGCCGGTCTGCCGCTCCAGTTCGAGCCCGGCACCGAGTGGAACTACTCGGTGTCCACCAACGTCCTGGGCCGGCTCGTGGAGGTGGTGTCCGGCCAGGACCTCGACGTCCACCTCGCCGAGCGGATCTTCCGTCCGCTCGGCATGACGGACGCCGGGTTCTGTGTCACGGACGAGCAGGCCGGGCGGCTCGCCGAGCTCTACGGGGAGGACTCCGAGGGGCGGCTCGCCCCGATCACCGGGCTCCCGCTGCGCGGCAGGCCGCGCTTCCTGTCCGGGAGCGGCGGCATGGTGGCCACCGCGCACGACTACCACCGCTTCATGGAGATGCTCCGGCGTCGCGGGGAACTCGACGGTGTCCGGCTGCTGAAGCCGGAGACGGTGGACACGATGACCGCCAACCACCTGCCGGGAGGCGCCGACCGGCGCACCTTCGGCAGCCCGCTGCACCGCGAGCCCGGCAACGCGGGCCTGGGCTTCGGCCTGGGCGTCTCCGTCGTCGTGGACCCGGGGATCACCCGCTCCCCCTCCGCCGAGGGCGCGTTCGGGTGGAGCGGGGTGGCCGGTACGACCTTCTGGGTCGACCCGCGCCGGGACCTGACCGTGCAGTTCTTCACCCAGGTCCGCCCGGCGGGGTCCCACTCCCACTACCCCGAACTGAAGCGGCTCGTGCACGAGGCCGTGCAGGACTGA
- a CDS encoding TetR/AcrR family transcriptional regulator: MDERETGLKARLVDAGVALVGEEGAQALTLREIARRAGVSHGAPRRYFPTHLELLSAIARRGFADLGARVTEAVGDGGASPRAQLTALGRVYLDFAMSRRGMYELMFRHDLLESGRLGLRETSLPLFGLLVDLVGRARPGTEARFTAGALWANLHGIAQLWSWGSLQLGTGTADFVPLLRAALEAHLGPEEA, encoded by the coding sequence ATGGACGAACGGGAGACCGGACTCAAGGCCCGACTGGTCGATGCCGGCGTCGCTCTGGTGGGCGAGGAGGGGGCACAGGCGCTGACCCTGCGGGAGATCGCCCGGAGGGCGGGGGTCTCGCACGGGGCGCCGCGCCGCTACTTCCCGACCCATCTGGAACTGCTGTCGGCCATCGCACGGAGGGGCTTCGCCGACCTCGGGGCCCGGGTGACCGAGGCGGTCGGCGACGGCGGCGCGAGCCCCCGCGCGCAGCTCACCGCTCTCGGACGGGTCTACCTGGACTTCGCCATGTCCCGCCGCGGCATGTACGAACTGATGTTCCGTCACGACCTGCTGGAGAGCGGGCGGCTGGGGCTGCGGGAGACGAGCCTGCCGCTGTTCGGGCTGCTGGTCGATCTCGTCGGCCGGGCGAGGCCCGGGACCGAGGCGCGGTTCACCGCGGGGGCCCTGTGGGCGAACCTGCACGGCATCGCCCAGCTGTGGAGCTGGGGCAGCCTCCAACTCGGCACCGGCACGGCGGACTTCGTACCCCTGCTGCGGGCCGCGCTGGAGGCGCACCTCGGACCGGAGGAGGCGTGA
- a CDS encoding saccharopine dehydrogenase family protein translates to MTTGGRAPSGTVHWIGAGLSTGSGLAAVCDVADRVRLWHRTEERAARRLEALGLTGRADPRAHTRPALTAALAPGDVVVSMLPASEHAELLAACVRSGAHFACSSYVSDAVLAQVPAATAAGTVVLTECGLDPGVDHLFAQSLVDRARRAIGDGTAASYRLTSFCGGVPAVPDDFRYRFSWAPAGVLGALRAPARHIEDGVPVTVERPWEATRPQLVDGETFEVYPNRDSVPFVRQYGLPDAWTPETFVRGTLRLDGWLRAWDAVFAELRTGDDRRIADLARELAAAHPTTDTDRDRVVLVVSLDVRGEPGTEWSGRYLLDLEGTADESAMARCVSRTLALGVRHILDGSLPPGLCRAAGTAARSAQWLDELARDGVEFTLRTE, encoded by the coding sequence ATGACGACCGGGGGCAGGGCGCCGAGCGGCACCGTGCACTGGATCGGCGCGGGTCTGTCCACCGGCAGCGGTCTGGCCGCGGTGTGCGATGTCGCCGACCGGGTGCGCCTGTGGCACCGCACCGAGGAGCGCGCGGCGCGGAGGCTCGAGGCGCTGGGCCTGACCGGGCGTGCCGATCCCCGTGCCCACACACGGCCCGCGCTCACGGCCGCGCTCGCCCCCGGGGACGTCGTGGTCTCCATGCTGCCCGCTTCCGAACACGCCGAGTTGCTCGCCGCCTGCGTGCGGAGCGGCGCCCACTTCGCCTGCTCCAGCTATGTGTCGGACGCGGTGCTAGCCCAGGTGCCCGCGGCGACGGCGGCCGGCACGGTGGTGCTGACGGAGTGCGGGCTTGACCCGGGTGTCGACCACCTCTTCGCGCAGAGTCTGGTCGACCGGGCCCGCCGGGCGATCGGGGACGGTACGGCCGCCTCGTACCGCCTCACGTCCTTCTGCGGCGGTGTCCCGGCGGTGCCCGACGACTTCAGGTACCGCTTCAGCTGGGCGCCGGCCGGCGTCCTGGGCGCCCTGCGCGCACCGGCCCGCCACATCGAGGACGGTGTGCCCGTCACGGTGGAGCGTCCCTGGGAGGCGACCCGGCCCCAGCTCGTCGACGGCGAGACCTTCGAGGTCTATCCCAACCGGGACAGCGTGCCCTTCGTCCGGCAGTACGGCCTCCCCGACGCCTGGACACCGGAGACGTTCGTCCGGGGCACGCTCCGCCTGGACGGCTGGCTGCGGGCCTGGGACGCCGTCTTCGCCGAGCTGAGGACGGGCGACGACCGGCGGATCGCGGACCTCGCCCGGGAACTCGCGGCGGCCCACCCGACGACGGACACGGACCGCGACCGCGTCGTCCTCGTGGTCTCGCTGGACGTGCGGGGCGAGCCGGGCACCGAGTGGTCCGGCCGCTACCTCCTCGACCTCGAAGGCACCGCGGACGAGAGCGCCATGGCGCGCTGCGTCTCCCGCACCCTCGCCCTCGGTGTCCGGCACATCCTCGACGGCTCGTTGCCCCCGGGTCTGTGCCGGGCCGCCGGGACGGCGGCCCGCTCCGCACAGTGGCTCGACGAACTCGCCCGGGACGGGGTGGAGTTCACCCTGAGGACCGAGTGA